A single genomic interval of Bacillus spongiae harbors:
- a CDS encoding calcium-translocating P-type ATPase, SERCA-type: MKYHEMEERDIEKGLDTNYNEGLSSNRIQTIRKKVGYNELAEVEKQSLLLLFFSQFKDFMVLVLLAATLISGLLGEYIDSIAIMAIVLINGILGFYQERKAEKSLQALKQLSAPQVLVMRDGKWIKIPSRDVVPGDILKFQSGDRIGADVRLIDAVNLEIEESALTGESVPVSKNTEPIKAAHVNLGDMHNMAFMGTMVTRGHGLGVVTSIGMNTAMGKIADLLQSAETMETPLQRRLEQLGKILISAALLLTLLVVSIGILQGHDMYTMFLAGVSLAVAAIPEGLPAIVTVALSLGVQRMIRKKAIVRKLPAVETLGCASVICSDKTGTLTQNKMTVTHLWSGGKTVTVSGTGYNPEGCFYIGERRIYPLEDVPFKQLLSYGLLCNHANLVTKEEEYSIEGDPTEGAMLVASLKAGLQKDSLLKSYTIEKEIPFDSKRKMMSVIVKDEYGKRFLITKGAPDVIFNLSESIFWNGKLQYMSEKLSHQVNQAITQLAAGALRTIAVAYKPLDSHAAFKKEFELENNLTFLGLQGMIDPPRPEVKEAVKECREAGIKTVMITGDHLLTAKAIAHQLGIIKGNEKVLEGSELSRMEVKELEEVVEDVAVFARVSPEHKLKIVKALQNKGHVVAMTGDGVNDAPAIKAADIGIAMGITGTDVAKEASSLVLLDDNFNTIKAAIGEGRNIYENIRKFIRYLLASNVGEILVMLFAMILALPLPLVPIQILWVNLVTDGLPAMALGLDKPEENVMKQRPRHPREGVFARGLGWKVVSRGFLIGMVTLIAFIFAYNQHQDNLPYAQTVAFATLVMAQLIHVFDCRSERSVLARNPFGNQYLVWAVISSIILMIMVIYLPMLQPIFHTVSISMKDWLLIIGLSSLPTFLLAGSFFAGKSK; the protein is encoded by the coding sequence ATGAAATATCATGAAATGGAAGAGCGTGATATAGAAAAGGGGTTAGATACGAACTACAACGAAGGATTGTCATCTAACAGAATTCAAACAATAAGAAAAAAGGTTGGATATAACGAATTAGCAGAAGTGGAAAAACAATCGTTACTATTACTTTTTTTTAGTCAATTTAAAGACTTCATGGTTCTTGTATTATTAGCGGCAACATTAATATCTGGACTATTAGGAGAATACATTGACTCAATAGCGATTATGGCAATTGTGTTGATTAACGGTATCTTAGGTTTTTATCAGGAGCGTAAAGCAGAAAAGTCGCTCCAAGCATTAAAACAATTATCTGCGCCACAAGTACTAGTGATGCGAGATGGGAAATGGATTAAAATCCCTTCTAGAGATGTTGTTCCAGGAGATATTCTTAAGTTTCAAAGTGGAGACCGTATTGGTGCAGATGTTCGATTAATTGATGCGGTTAATTTAGAAATTGAAGAGTCAGCCTTGACCGGAGAATCGGTTCCTGTTTCCAAAAATACAGAGCCAATAAAAGCAGCTCATGTTAATTTAGGGGATATGCATAATATGGCATTTATGGGAACGATGGTTACACGAGGACATGGGTTAGGGGTTGTCACATCAATCGGAATGAATACAGCTATGGGAAAGATTGCGGACCTTCTTCAATCTGCTGAGACGATGGAGACCCCATTGCAAAGAAGGCTAGAGCAGTTAGGGAAAATCCTTATTTCAGCCGCTTTGTTATTAACGTTATTAGTAGTCAGTATTGGGATACTTCAAGGTCATGATATGTATACGATGTTCCTTGCTGGTGTTTCTTTAGCAGTTGCCGCTATTCCAGAGGGACTTCCTGCTATTGTGACGGTAGCTCTTTCTCTAGGTGTTCAACGAATGATACGAAAAAAAGCGATTGTAAGGAAGTTACCAGCCGTCGAAACATTAGGATGTGCCTCCGTTATTTGTTCAGACAAGACTGGGACACTTACTCAAAATAAAATGACCGTAACTCATTTATGGAGCGGGGGGAAGACCGTAACGGTTTCTGGGACAGGGTATAACCCAGAGGGGTGCTTTTATATCGGAGAAAGGCGTATCTACCCTTTGGAAGATGTCCCATTTAAACAGCTCCTTTCATACGGGTTACTTTGTAATCATGCCAATTTGGTTACGAAAGAGGAAGAGTACAGTATTGAAGGAGATCCTACTGAAGGAGCCATGTTAGTTGCCTCTCTAAAAGCTGGATTACAAAAAGATTCGCTATTAAAATCATATACGATAGAAAAAGAAATTCCATTTGATTCCAAACGAAAAATGATGAGTGTAATAGTTAAAGATGAATATGGAAAACGTTTCTTAATCACTAAAGGAGCACCTGATGTAATCTTTAACTTAAGTGAATCTATATTTTGGAACGGAAAATTACAATATATGAGTGAAAAGCTTAGTCATCAAGTGAACCAAGCCATTACGCAATTAGCTGCTGGAGCATTAAGAACGATTGCCGTTGCGTATAAACCTCTCGATTCACATGCAGCATTCAAAAAAGAATTTGAACTTGAAAACAATCTAACCTTTTTAGGTTTACAAGGAATGATTGATCCTCCACGACCAGAAGTAAAGGAAGCGGTGAAAGAATGCCGTGAAGCAGGGATTAAAACGGTGATGATTACTGGAGATCATTTATTGACGGCAAAAGCCATTGCGCATCAACTTGGAATTATAAAAGGTAATGAAAAAGTATTAGAAGGTAGCGAGCTATCGCGAATGGAAGTTAAGGAATTAGAAGAAGTTGTGGAGGATGTAGCGGTATTTGCCCGTGTATCTCCAGAGCATAAGCTGAAAATTGTCAAGGCACTCCAGAATAAAGGACATGTAGTAGCCATGACAGGAGATGGGGTGAATGATGCACCAGCCATCAAAGCGGCAGATATTGGTATTGCCATGGGCATTACAGGTACGGATGTTGCAAAAGAAGCATCTTCACTTGTACTCTTAGACGATAACTTTAATACAATCAAAGCAGCAATAGGCGAAGGTCGGAATATTTATGAAAATATTCGAAAATTTATCCGTTATTTATTAGCTTCTAATGTAGGTGAAATACTCGTTATGTTATTTGCGATGATTTTGGCCCTTCCCTTACCTTTAGTACCGATTCAAATTTTATGGGTGAATCTTGTTACAGACGGTTTACCAGCAATGGCATTAGGCTTGGATAAGCCAGAAGAGAATGTTATGAAACAAAGACCACGACATCCTCGAGAAGGTGTTTTTGCTAGAGGGTTAGGGTGGAAGGTTGTGTCTCGAGGTTTTTTAATTGGAATGGTTACACTAATTGCTTTTATCTTTGCCTACAACCAGCACCAAGATAATTTACCTTACGCTCAAACGGTCGCATTTGCCACCTTAGTAATGGCACAGTTAATTCATGTATTCGACTGCCGAAGTGAGAGGTCTGTCTTAGCAAGAAACCCTTTTGGTAATCAATATCTCGTGTGGGCTGTTATTTCGTCCATTATTTTAATGATAATGGTCATATATTTACCAATGCTTCAGCCAATATTCCATACGGTATCCATTTCGATGAAGGACTGGCTGTTAATTATTGGGTTAAGCTCGTTGCCGACATTTTTATTAGCAGGCTCATTTTTTGCAGGAAAATCAAAGTAA
- a CDS encoding YicC/YloC family endoribonuclease — protein sequence MVVSMTGFGRSVKSIEDAKVTVEMKSVNHRYSDCYVRMPRQLLKMEDKLKKIIHKRIKRGKIDVFVNVEGNVLVHRKVKVDWQLLDQYGQSVMEIKEKLNISSSLELRDILSKEEIVVIEEVEEENVMIEQLVLEATKEATENLFSMREFEGAALQKELKGYLNSMKEILLSVTEYGPTVADQYKEKLASKLSNYTSGLIDENRLLTEIVIMAEKVDISEEVSRLENHIQQFSVTLEKNEPIGRKLDFLLQEMNREVNTTGAKCNDVTLSTLVVDLKAIIEKMREQVQNIE from the coding sequence GTGGTAGTTAGTATGACAGGGTTTGGTCGAAGTGTAAAATCTATAGAAGATGCTAAAGTGACAGTAGAAATGAAAAGTGTCAATCATAGATATAGTGATTGTTATGTCCGTATGCCTCGTCAATTACTAAAAATGGAAGATAAACTAAAGAAAATTATCCATAAAAGGATTAAAAGAGGCAAGATAGATGTTTTTGTGAATGTTGAAGGTAATGTTCTTGTTCACCGGAAAGTGAAAGTTGACTGGCAACTTTTAGACCAATACGGTCAATCGGTAATGGAAATTAAAGAGAAACTAAATATATCTTCTTCTCTGGAGTTAAGAGATATATTAAGTAAGGAAGAGATCGTCGTTATTGAGGAAGTAGAAGAAGAAAACGTGATGATCGAGCAATTAGTATTAGAAGCTACGAAAGAGGCCACGGAGAACCTTTTTAGTATGCGAGAATTTGAAGGTGCTGCATTACAAAAGGAGTTAAAGGGCTATCTCAATTCGATGAAGGAAATCCTTCTTTCTGTAACAGAATATGGACCAACCGTAGCAGACCAATATAAAGAGAAGCTTGCTTCAAAGCTATCCAACTATACTTCAGGTTTGATAGATGAAAATAGATTGTTAACAGAGATCGTTATTATGGCAGAGAAAGTAGATATATCAGAAGAGGTTTCCCGACTCGAGAATCATATACAGCAATTTTCAGTCACCCTAGAGAAGAACGAGCCTATAGGTCGAAAATTAGATTTTTTATTACAAGAAATGAATCGGGAAGTAAATACAACCGGAGCTAAATGTAATGATGTAACTTTGTCGACTCTTGTTGTTGATTTGAAAGCAATTATTGAAAAGATGAGAGAACAAGTACAGAATATTGAATAA
- the remA gene encoding extracellular matrix/biofilm regulator RemA, producing MSIKLINIGFGNIVSANRIVSIVSPESAPIKRLIQDARDRGTLIDATYGRRTRAVIITDSDHVILSAVQPETVAHRLTDKVELAEEGQGK from the coding sequence ATGTCGATTAAATTAATTAATATTGGCTTTGGGAATATCGTCTCGGCAAATCGGATTGTATCCATTGTTAGTCCTGAATCTGCTCCGATAAAAAGGTTAATTCAGGATGCAAGAGATAGGGGAACGTTAATTGATGCTACATATGGAAGAAGGACACGGGCCGTCATCATTACGGACAGTGATCATGTTATATTGTCTGCGGTTCAACCTGAAACGGTAGCCCATCGCTTAACAGATAAAGTAGAACTAGCAGAAGAAGGGCAGGGTAAATAA
- the gmk gene encoding guanylate kinase gives MKDKGLLIVLSGPSGVGKGTVRKAIFSEEDTNFEYSISMTTRLPREGEVNGVDYFFKSREEFESLIQQEKLLEYAEYVGNYYGTPVDYVRETLDSGKDVFLEIEVQGAQQVRKKFPDGLFIFLAPPSLSELENRIVTRGTESEDLIRNRMDEARKELEMMNLYDYVVENDKIELAVERIKAIVVAEHCRRERVQGRYIKMLEAGK, from the coding sequence ATGAAAGATAAAGGGTTGTTAATCGTTCTTTCAGGTCCATCAGGAGTAGGGAAAGGGACGGTTCGAAAAGCCATTTTCTCTGAGGAAGATACGAATTTTGAGTACTCAATCTCGATGACGACGCGATTACCTCGTGAAGGAGAAGTGAACGGTGTAGATTATTTCTTTAAGTCAAGAGAAGAATTCGAAAGCTTAATCCAGCAAGAAAAATTACTGGAGTATGCTGAGTACGTGGGTAATTATTATGGTACACCTGTTGATTATGTTCGAGAAACCCTTGATTCAGGGAAAGATGTATTTCTAGAGATAGAAGTTCAAGGAGCGCAACAAGTCCGTAAGAAATTCCCAGATGGACTATTTATATTTTTGGCTCCCCCAAGTTTGTCAGAGCTAGAAAACCGGATTGTAACAAGAGGTACCGAGAGCGAGGATTTAATTCGTAATCGTATGGATGAAGCTAGGAAAGAGCTAGAAATGATGAACTTATATGATTATGTTGTCGAAAATGACAAGATTGAGTTAGCTGTCGAGAGAATAAAGGCAATTGTTGTGGCTGAGCATTGTCGTAGAGAACGAGTTCAAGGCCGATATATTAAAATGCTGGAGGCGGGAAAATAA
- the rpoZ gene encoding DNA-directed RNA polymerase subunit omega, with product MLYPSIDSLMNKIDSKYSLVSVAAKRARHLQEEGKEKLDSYVSQKYVGKALEEIHAGELMMKEQESDAVYSDEK from the coding sequence ATGTTATATCCATCTATTGATTCACTTATGAACAAAATTGATTCAAAATACTCATTAGTCAGTGTTGCAGCAAAAAGAGCACGTCATCTTCAAGAAGAGGGTAAGGAAAAACTAGATTCTTATGTATCACAAAAATATGTTGGTAAAGCTTTGGAAGAAATTCATGCTGGAGAATTAATGATGAAAGAACAAGAGAGTGACGCCGTTTATTCCGATGAAAAATAA
- the coaBC gene encoding bifunctional phosphopantothenoylcysteine decarboxylase/phosphopantothenate--cysteine ligase CoaBC produces MLTGKKILLCVSGGIAVYKAAALTSKLTQSGATVKVIMTESAQQFVAPLTFQALSRNPVYTDTFDEKDPSVIAHIDLADWADLILVAPSTANVIGKLANGIADDMLTTTLLASTAPVWIAPAMNVHMYDHPAVKKNIESLAAFGYEFVEPSEGYLACGYVGKGRLEEPEKIVEIMENYFSNSTLLAGKKVLITAGPTRESLDPVRFFSNHSTGKMGFSLAHQAQKLGAEVILISGPTTLTPPNNVDFRPVESALEMYEEVMKSYVDQDIIIKSAAVADYTPVKVANEKIKKQEGIYTIEMERTMDILRTLGERKTNHFLVGFAAETHSVEEYALRKLKKKNADMIIANNVAMEGAGFGVDTNIVTMYLGNGEKIELPLLSKQETARQILMEISRQVDVQ; encoded by the coding sequence ATGCTTACGGGGAAGAAAATTTTGTTATGTGTTTCAGGAGGGATTGCTGTTTATAAAGCAGCTGCCTTGACAAGTAAGCTGACTCAAAGTGGAGCAACTGTTAAAGTGATCATGACAGAATCTGCTCAACAATTTGTAGCACCACTAACTTTTCAAGCGTTATCACGGAATCCTGTATATACAGATACTTTTGATGAAAAGGATCCTTCGGTTATTGCGCATATAGACTTGGCGGATTGGGCGGATTTAATATTGGTTGCCCCATCTACAGCTAATGTTATTGGGAAACTTGCTAATGGAATTGCAGATGATATGTTAACAACGACATTGCTTGCCAGTACTGCACCGGTTTGGATTGCCCCTGCCATGAATGTTCATATGTATGACCATCCAGCAGTGAAAAAAAATATTGAAAGTCTAGCTGCGTTTGGGTATGAATTTGTTGAACCGAGCGAAGGATATCTTGCTTGTGGATATGTTGGGAAAGGACGATTAGAAGAGCCTGAGAAGATCGTTGAAATTATGGAGAATTACTTTTCAAACTCTACTTTATTAGCGGGTAAAAAGGTATTGATTACGGCAGGACCAACCCGTGAAAGTTTAGACCCTGTTCGTTTTTTCTCTAATCATTCTACAGGGAAAATGGGATTTAGCCTGGCTCATCAGGCACAAAAGTTGGGGGCGGAGGTAATCTTGATTTCAGGGCCAACAACATTAACGCCTCCTAACAATGTTGATTTCAGACCGGTTGAAAGTGCGCTAGAAATGTATGAAGAGGTAATGAAATCCTATGTTGACCAAGATATCATTATTAAAAGTGCTGCAGTTGCCGATTATACGCCGGTGAAGGTGGCGAATGAAAAAATCAAGAAGCAAGAGGGAATCTATACGATTGAAATGGAACGAACGATGGATATATTACGTACACTTGGAGAAAGGAAAACAAACCATTTCCTTGTCGGGTTTGCAGCAGAAACACATTCCGTTGAAGAGTACGCTTTACGAAAATTAAAGAAGAAAAATGCTGATATGATCATCGCGAATAATGTGGCGATGGAAGGTGCTGGCTTTGGAGTCGATACGAATATCGTCACGATGTATTTGGGGAATGGAGAAAAAATAGAACTTCCGTTACTTTCTAAGCAAGAAACGGCAAGACAGATATTAATGGAAATTTCTCGACAGGTAGATGTGCAATGA
- the priA gene encoding primosomal protein N' gives MIHQPIASVIVDVPAMQTDRGFDYLIPEEWLGRIFPGMRVIVPFGPRKVQGFVIKLKTESDFNKLKKISVPLDLFPVLNDELLELGNWLTEKTLCYKVSAFQAMLPAAMKAKYEKRFFLKSEVKEISKGLQQFFQKSLELDWKEAEEKHLLTKLHQEVKKEHIEIQYIVKSRGKKKKVKMLTIKMQAEVVEDAILSLPKNAEKQKKILAHLAHFNRPLPERKVLEETNSTSQSVKTLVKKGFIEEFYQEVYRDPYENRTFKKTFPLPLTVHQQAAITPILSSIEKRQHETFLLYGVTGSGKTEIYLQSIQRVLNEGKEAIVLVPEISLTPQMVHRFKGRFGDDVAVLHSGLSVGEKYDEWRKIQRKEVKVVVGARSAIYAPFENLGIIIIDEEHETSYKQEESPRYHAREVAIQRAKRYQCPVILGSATPSLESFARAKKNVYTLLSLPSRMNNQPLPSVAIVDMRDELREGNRSMFSRELFEKLQDRLEKKQQTVLFLNRRGYSSFIMCRDCGYVLQCPHCDISLTYHRSSNNMKCHYCGFETSVPKTCPDCQGEHIRYFGTGTQKVEEELTKLLPQAKIIRMDVDTTSRKGAHEKLLKAFAEGKADILLGTQMIAKGLDFPNITLVGVLSADTMLHLPDFRAAEKTFQLLTQVSGRAGRHELPGEVIIQTYTPEHYSVQLASKQDYDAFYEQEMRMRKMASYPPYYYLALVNVTHEDLLKVVDSADRMTKFISSRLSDEAIVLGPSASPIPRINNRYRYQCLIKYKREPRLSATLKSLIEQFQSQVASDGLTISIDMNPYMMM, from the coding sequence ATGATTCATCAACCTATTGCATCCGTTATCGTAGATGTTCCTGCTATGCAAACGGATAGAGGATTCGATTATCTTATACCCGAGGAATGGTTAGGGAGAATCTTTCCAGGAATGAGAGTCATCGTCCCTTTTGGCCCTAGGAAGGTACAAGGGTTTGTCATTAAGCTAAAGACAGAAAGTGATTTTAATAAATTGAAAAAAATATCTGTTCCTCTAGATTTATTTCCTGTCTTGAATGATGAGCTATTAGAGTTAGGGAATTGGCTCACAGAAAAAACTCTTTGTTATAAAGTATCAGCATTTCAAGCAATGCTTCCAGCTGCTATGAAAGCGAAATATGAAAAACGTTTCTTTCTTAAGAGTGAAGTAAAGGAGATTTCAAAAGGGCTGCAACAGTTTTTTCAAAAATCTCTTGAATTAGATTGGAAAGAAGCGGAGGAAAAGCATTTATTAACGAAGCTTCATCAAGAAGTAAAAAAAGAACATATTGAAATTCAATATATAGTGAAAAGTCGAGGAAAGAAGAAAAAGGTTAAAATGCTCACAATCAAAATGCAAGCGGAGGTTGTTGAGGATGCAATCCTGTCTCTTCCTAAAAATGCAGAGAAACAAAAGAAAATCCTTGCCCATTTAGCCCATTTTAATCGACCTTTACCAGAGCGGAAGGTTTTAGAGGAAACAAATTCTACTTCTCAGAGTGTGAAAACATTAGTGAAAAAAGGTTTTATTGAGGAATTTTATCAAGAAGTTTACCGCGATCCTTATGAAAATCGTACGTTTAAAAAAACGTTTCCTTTACCATTAACTGTTCATCAACAGGCGGCAATTACACCGATTCTTTCATCAATAGAAAAGAGACAACATGAAACCTTCTTACTATACGGTGTAACGGGTAGTGGGAAAACAGAAATTTATTTACAGTCAATCCAAAGGGTTTTAAACGAAGGGAAAGAAGCGATCGTATTAGTACCAGAGATTTCTTTAACACCTCAGATGGTCCATCGTTTTAAAGGGCGCTTTGGAGATGATGTTGCTGTTTTGCATTCAGGATTATCAGTTGGTGAAAAATACGATGAGTGGCGGAAAATTCAGCGTAAAGAAGTCAAGGTAGTTGTCGGTGCCCGTTCAGCTATTTATGCACCATTTGAGAACTTAGGAATTATTATCATTGATGAAGAGCATGAAACGAGTTATAAGCAAGAGGAGAGTCCTCGTTACCATGCAAGAGAAGTAGCGATTCAGAGAGCTAAAAGATATCAGTGCCCAGTTATTTTAGGAAGTGCAACACCGTCGTTAGAATCCTTTGCAAGGGCCAAAAAGAATGTTTATACTTTATTAAGTTTACCAAGTCGTATGAATAATCAGCCGCTCCCTAGTGTAGCAATTGTGGATATGAGAGATGAATTAAGAGAAGGAAATCGTTCGATGTTCTCTCGGGAATTATTTGAAAAGCTTCAAGATCGATTGGAGAAAAAGCAACAGACAGTCTTATTCCTCAATCGGAGAGGATATTCATCTTTTATTATGTGCCGAGACTGTGGTTATGTACTTCAGTGCCCACATTGCGACATTTCATTAACGTATCATCGTTCCTCTAATAATATGAAATGCCATTATTGTGGGTTTGAAACGAGTGTACCGAAAACGTGTCCTGATTGCCAAGGGGAACACATTCGATACTTTGGAACAGGCACGCAAAAAGTGGAGGAGGAATTAACGAAACTACTCCCACAAGCAAAAATTATTCGTATGGATGTTGATACGACAAGTAGAAAAGGTGCTCATGAAAAATTATTGAAGGCTTTTGCTGAAGGAAAAGCAGATATCCTATTAGGTACTCAAATGATTGCCAAGGGCCTCGACTTCCCTAATATAACCCTCGTTGGGGTGTTAAGTGCAGATACTATGCTTCATCTCCCAGATTTTCGAGCGGCTGAGAAGACGTTTCAGCTTTTGACCCAAGTAAGTGGGCGAGCAGGAAGACATGAACTACCAGGAGAGGTTATCATTCAAACGTATACACCCGAACATTATTCGGTTCAGCTTGCTAGCAAACAAGATTACGATGCCTTTTACGAACAAGAAATGAGAATGAGGAAGATGGCAAGCTATCCACCTTACTACTATTTAGCACTTGTGAATGTTACCCACGAGGATTTGTTAAAGGTTGTAGACAGCGCTGATCGAATGACAAAGTTTATTTCATCGAGATTGTCTGATGAAGCGATTGTTTTAGGTCCTTCTGCATCACCTATTCCACGGATTAATAATAGATATCGGTATCAATGTTTGATAAAATACAAGCGGGAACCAAGGCTATCTGCTACTCTGAAATCTTTAATTGAACAATTTCAATCTCAAGTCGCTTCTGATGGACTAACGATTTCAATAGATATGAACCCTTATATGATGATGTAA
- the def gene encoding peptide deformylase, translated as MAILPIVKYPAEVLEKQTKTVTNFDKKLKKLLDNMYDTMIEADGVGLAAPQIGKELSVAIVDIGDESGTIELINPTVLETSGQETDIEGCLSFPGLYGEVTRPSYVKVQAQDRNGRQYIIEAEGFLARALQHEIDHLNGILFTSKVVRYIEEEELERYESE; from the coding sequence TTGGCAATTTTACCAATTGTAAAGTATCCAGCAGAGGTACTTGAAAAGCAAACAAAGACGGTTACAAACTTTGATAAGAAACTAAAAAAATTACTAGACAATATGTATGATACGATGATTGAAGCTGACGGAGTCGGTTTGGCTGCACCACAAATTGGAAAAGAATTAAGTGTCGCAATAGTAGATATAGGGGATGAATCGGGAACGATTGAACTAATAAACCCTACTGTATTAGAGACAAGTGGACAAGAAACAGATATTGAAGGGTGTTTAAGCTTTCCAGGACTATATGGTGAGGTTACAAGGCCAAGTTATGTAAAGGTTCAAGCACAGGATCGCAACGGTCGTCAATATATTATTGAAGCAGAGGGCTTTTTAGCTAGAGCGCTGCAGCACGAAATAGACCATCTTAATGGCATTTTATTTACAAGTAAAGTCGTACGGTATATTGAGGAAGAAGAATTAGAAAGGTATGAAAGTGAATGA
- the fmt gene encoding methionyl-tRNA formyltransferase: MTKIVFMGTPDFSVPILQRIIQDGYEVIGVVTQPDRPVGRKRILTPPPVKVEALKHHIPVYQPEKIREKEQLQKIIDLQPDLIITAAFGQILPKELLDAPPLGCINVHASLLPELRGGAPIHYSIIQGKEKTGITIMYMVEALDAGDMISRVEVQIDERDHVGTLHDRLSASGADLLAETLPKLLRNEIKAVPQNDEEATFARNIKREQERIDWTKTGEEIYNHIRGLNPWPVAFTTLGGKVLKVWWGEKVTTSEFGGAPGEIVGLEEDGFIVATGNETKIKIVQLQPSGKKQMSAEQFLRGSGATLSKGTILGVENE; encoded by the coding sequence ATGACAAAAATAGTTTTTATGGGAACACCAGATTTCTCAGTTCCTATCCTTCAAAGAATAATTCAAGACGGTTATGAGGTAATTGGAGTCGTTACTCAACCAGACCGACCTGTCGGAAGAAAGCGAATCTTAACACCTCCACCAGTAAAGGTTGAAGCGTTAAAGCATCATATTCCTGTTTATCAACCAGAAAAAATTAGAGAAAAAGAACAACTGCAAAAAATTATCGATTTACAACCAGATTTAATTATAACAGCTGCCTTTGGACAAATTTTACCAAAAGAATTGTTAGATGCTCCTCCATTAGGGTGTATTAATGTTCATGCTTCTTTACTTCCTGAGCTTAGAGGGGGTGCGCCCATCCACTACAGTATTATACAAGGAAAAGAAAAGACAGGAATTACCATCATGTATATGGTTGAAGCTCTCGATGCAGGTGATATGATTAGTCGTGTAGAAGTACAGATAGATGAAAGGGATCATGTTGGAACTCTCCATGATAGGCTTAGTGCTTCTGGCGCAGATTTATTAGCTGAGACACTTCCTAAGCTTCTTAGAAATGAAATAAAAGCTGTGCCTCAAAATGACGAGGAGGCTACGTTTGCACGCAATATTAAACGTGAGCAAGAAAGAATTGATTGGACGAAGACCGGTGAGGAAATTTACAATCATATTCGCGGATTGAACCCTTGGCCAGTTGCCTTTACTACACTTGGAGGGAAAGTGTTGAAGGTTTGGTGGGGTGAAAAGGTGACCACAAGTGAATTTGGAGGAGCTCCAGGTGAGATTGTTGGACTCGAAGAAGATGGATTTATCGTGGCTACTGGAAATGAGACGAAAATAAAAATTGTACAACTTCAACCTTCAGGCAAAAAACAAATGAGTGCAGAACAATTTTTACGAGGTTCGGGAGCAACTTTGTCTAAAGGAACTATTTTAGGGGTAGAAAATGAATAG